atatccACATATAAACAATCACTATAATTTCCGGGAAAATGATGGATAGAACAATAATTTAAGTGCTTACTCAGGATCTAGATAACCTGGAGTACCAGCAACAACAGTTGACACATGAGTTCCCCCATCAATTGGGATAATTTTGGATAGACCAAAATCAGATAACTTTGCTTGTAACTTTTCATCCAACAAGATGTTTGTAGATTTTACGTCTCTGTGGATTATAGGAGGCTTGCAACCAGTTTGAAGGTACTCCAATCCtgatatttgatttattgaaAACATATTGAGAATTTGAGAGGAAAAAAGGGGAGTTAACAAAACACATAATTTTAAGTTTACTTCCTCACCTAAGGCTGCATCCACTGCTATACGAAGTCTGTCTTCCCAGGTCAGGAATTTTGATTTGATGTGTTTACCTGCAGGAACAAGTTCTGTAACTTTCTATGCAATGATTGTTTatatgtgattttgattttcaatttttgatCGACTAGAATATTTCTGTATCCAaagtttcaaaatataaaactagTTTGTAAATTGATTTGCACAAATTTTTTAACAAGAAATTGAATTCATTTGGGAACTAACCAGACAGATGTTCATGTAAGTTTCCATTAGCCATGTACTCATATATGAGACCCTTATTGTCTCCTTCATTACAATAACCAACAAGGGAGGTGAGATTTGCATGATGAACTCTCATTAGAAGTTTAACCTGGAAATCAAAACAACAGCCATGTTTAACcatatattgttattattgaccTCAGAAACCTAGTGTAAAACGATAAATAACTTACTTCTGCCTGAAATTGTTGATAACCATGAACTGAAGAGGTAGAAAGCATTTTCACTGCAACTGGAGTGCCATCGATATAACCCAGATAAACTGTTCCGAACCCACCTTTACCAACAATTGTATTGAAATTGTTCGTGATTCTAAGGACATCAGAGTGTGagtatatttgttttttgaattgATGTAATGAATCATCTTGTTCTGTGCATTGAGCTGACATCTCACTTTGATTCTTTTCTACACTCAAAGCACTTTAGTATCATACAACAGTTTTGAACATTAATCAACAGGTCATGATTGAATTTGTTTAGCAAAGtttcaattaaaattgtgaatttttaattattgtagtATCACCTTTCGGCTTTCTCTTTTTAAGAGTCCACGATATAGCTGCCACAGCCACCACAAGGATCAAAACCCCACTAACTGACGCTAACAAGGGAGTAAcaatgttctttttctttttcttctcgtTGCATTGACCAGATTCACATAGATACAGATTTTGGCCCACACTAGCATGGAAATTGAAATCAAGGAAGATTCAGGTTTTTACCCTCAGTAAATGTTAACAGTCATCAATAATTTCAGTAGATACTTCATTGCAGTTTGCTTGTTCGATGTTCAGTACATCAACTGTCCACGGAAATAGCATGAGTGACACCAATATTTAACATGAGAACTAATTAACTTGAAgaattccattttcaattcttgttgttatttattataGGCGAGAAGGTCTACACAGAGGAGAGTGAGGCATAATTTGATGTGATACATGATACGATggagtaaaaacaaaataacaagtatGGTTAAAAGATTACTTCAAACCTATTGGACTAGAGAAAAAGATTTGAGTTAAAGACTGAACTGAAATATTACTAATTGATATTCATCTCCACAAATAGCCATATTATATGAATATATGAGactgtacaaaaaaaaatattatgaatgagaATTTTCAATAAGATTCATACCTTAGTGATAGGAAACCTTCCTTAGATTTTTTAACTAGTTCTGATGGAATTGAACCCGTGAGGTTGTTGTTATCTAAATTTCTGCCAAAATAGGTGAACGTGATATAATATCCTTTTATTTCTTCTAATCCAGAGGATCACACAGTTGTTCTAGTAACTAATGAAGTAACTTACATGATCTTCAAGTGCTGTAATCTAGATAGAAAATCAGGAACTTCACCATTTAAGTTATTGTTTGATAAATCCctgaaaatcaaataataatttgtcaCTTCAAGTATGTTTAAATCAAGTCACATGTACCGAAAACATCTTGACACAACACAACAGaaagtacaaaattaattaaaacaagagATTTTTCTGATCTAGTCATATATTGGACTAGGTGAAATCAATAAACTCACAACTTCTCCAACATGGTGAGATATGAAATGGAAGGATCTATCATTCCTGACAATTCGCTTGAAGATAAATTCCTGTTTTGTAAAACCAATAGCCATACATGATATCATTCCAGTTTTATATATGAAGCTATAATATTGATTTGAGAAGCATGACTTACAAAGTTGTGATTCTCGGGTTCTCATTTCCGCGGTAAGTACAATTCAAACCATTCCACAAGTAGGCTACAGGGGAGCATGGATCACCTTGCCAATCTCTTGTCATCCCATAAACTGACTTGATGGTTGCAATCGCGTCAACTTTATTttgtgaaatgaaaataaaaaaaaaaaattgtaaaaagtaGTTTAGATCACTTAAGTTATATTATAGTACTGTAAAGAGTAAACTGGAGAAATGGATTTGAGACATgagaaatcatatatttttcttagcATACCATCTCCTTGGTGTGTATCTGATTGCTGGAAGTTTATTACTCTGTAAATTTCAATGGCATTTATGATGGGAGGTAGGCTTGAATCCTTTGTTTTCTCAAgtgaatattcaattttttttccactgGTGCCTAACCTGCTATATATTGTGGTGACATTCTGGTATGGCGGAGACATATTTTGATACCATGGCTTTCCATTCTGGGCAATGTTGAATTCTCTTGTTTGATTCTTAGCTAACACTTGAATCTCAGTGAAGTGCATGTACACATAGTATAGCTCAGTTTGATCTGGTGGCTCCCAGCTTATTACCAATGGAGCAGAAGCATTTACTGGTGTAACTGCGGTACTCAAGATAATCTCTGGCGGTTTGTAATCGTTCTGGTTTAAGGAATCGGCAGGAATAGAAGCTCTTAATTGTTTCCAATCCTTGTTGTCACCATAGATATACCAGAAACGATCATAAACATCATGATTGTACCTGTgagaaaatcaaaataagtccAATAGAAACAATCTCTTAAACCAAAAGTAAGAGGTCACCTGTAGCTGTTGTTTGAACCTAAATCCCACCGGTTGTAATATTCCAAGGATCCAAATTGAGTGACGTATGTATCATTTTTCAAAGTCCTCAATTCTATAGCTGATATAAATGGTGTCCCATGGTCTGTGTCGACCAGACAGATTTGTAGGTAATCCAGTGAAGGTACATATATGATCTCATTGACTTGGGGAGTGGATGCATTGGATATAGTCACTGTATACCACCGGTTAGCCCCAAGATGAATATCAAACTGCGGTGCCTTATTAAGCCCATCATAATTTCCATACAAAAAATTAGTCCGGATGAGATAAGTAGAACCTCTTGTGATGTTTATTTTGTAGCAGTTCCTTTTTCCTTCCGGGAAGCTTCTCACATTCATCATCTGTCGTTGATAGCCACTGCTGATGATTTCAGTTTCTACTGTCCCACTTACACCCGTATTTACGAAATTGGCATCTGATGTGTAATTTATGCCTGTTTTTGGCTCAGTATAGTTGATATCTGCAGGAGCTCCACAATCTATGCTGATAAATcctaaaacatatataaaaatgcaGGCTTCggctaattaattaactaaataacCAAGTTGTTAGACccgaaaaaattatataattaatgaagTTCATGTCTTGCTTTAAATTTATCAAACCTGATTGATCCTGAGCTAGGATAAGTAGACCACCTAGAAAAGCAATTGAGAAAGTCATCGACATCATGTAGGATGACAGATATACGAGCGCCATTTTGAATTGTGTTTTGTTGGCGATGCAGTCAATGTGTCAACATGgaggtaattttaatttttttttattcccatATTCCATGTTTATGAAAATCTTGTTAGAATTCATTCATTCTTGCAGCCTTGTCAGAACATCCATTTGCTTAGAGATTCCTGTCAACGTTCCTGGGTTGTCATTCAAGTATATGCAATTATGCACCtgcatcaaaattaaaataatactaaattCACTGATAAATCAACGTAAgttcaaatataaattaatcaagAATGTATCAACCACGATGGCGGAACATaggaaataattaaaagaaaatgaaaaacaaatccATGTAAGTTATTGATGCATGATTTGTTTTTCTGATGATAAAAAATTCATGTAaaatgaaaactatttttttttttttaaaaaaaaaacaatcgtacagttaacaaattttttagttactcACATGTTAATTCAATATATTGACGTAACTAAACAATAACAagaatcatttttaatatttagaaGACTTACTTAATACTACAAATATTTAGATGAACAAATGAGTGCcaagtaaattttaataatatcttttaatatata
The nucleotide sequence above comes from Glycine soja cultivar W05 chromosome 11, ASM419377v2, whole genome shotgun sequence. Encoded proteins:
- the LOC114376686 gene encoding LRR receptor-like serine/threonine-protein kinase IOS1 isoform X4; its protein translation is MALVYLSSYMMSMTFSIAFLGGLLILAQDQSGFISIDCGAPADINYTEPKTGINYTSDANFVNTGVSGTVETEIISSGYQRQMMNVRSFPEGKRNCYKINITRGSTYLIRTNFLYGNYDGLNKAPQFDIHLGANRWYTVTISNASTPQVNEIIYVPSLDYLQICLVDTDHGTPFISAIELRTLKNDTYVTQFGSLEYYNRWDLGSNNSYRYNHDVYDRFWYIYGDNKDWKQLRASIPADSLNQNDYKPPEIILSTAVTPVNASAPLVISWEPPDQTELYYVYMHFTEIQVLAKNQTREFNIAQNGKPWYQNMSPPYQNVTTIYSRLGTSGKKIEYSLEKTKDSSLPPIINAIEIYRVINFQQSDTHQGDVDAIATIKSVYGMTRDWQGDPCSPVAYLWNGLNCTYRGNENPRITTLDLSNNNLNGEVPDFLSRLQHLKIINLDNNNLTGSIPSELVKKSKEGFLSLSVGQNLYLCESGQCNEKKKKKNIVTPLLASVSGVLILVVAVAAISWTLKKRKPKEKNQSEMSAQCTEQDDSLHQFKKQIYSHSDVLRITNNFNTIVGKGGFGTVYLGYIDGTPVAVKMLSTSSVHGYQQFQAEVKLLMRVHHANLTSLVGYCNEGDNKGLIYEYMANGNLHEHLSGKHIKSKFLTWEDRLRIAVDAALGEEVNLKLCVLLTPLFSSQILNMFSINQISGLEYLQTGCKPPIIHRDVKSTNILLDEKLQAKLSDFGLSKIIPIDGGTHVSTVVAGTPGYLDPEYYISNRLTQKSDIYGFGVVLLEIITCQPVIAWNEERTHIIQWVRSLIGIGDIKGIVDSRLEGDFDINSAWKAVEIAMACVSLNPSERPIMRVIVTELKETLATELARTKHNSADSINSIEPVTMNLDTEFTPLAR
- the LOC114376686 gene encoding putative leucine-rich repeat receptor-like protein kinase At2g19210 isoform X3 yields the protein MALVYLSSYMMSMTFSIAFLGGLLILAQDQSGFISIDCGAPADINYTEPKTGINYTSDANFVNTGVSGTVETEIISSGYQRQMMNVRSFPEGKRNCYKINITRGSTYLIRTNFLYGNYDGLNKAPQFDIHLGANRWYTVTISNASTPQVNEIIYVPSLDYLQICLVDTDHGTPFISAIELRTLKNDTYVTQFGSLEYYNRWDLGSNNSYRYNHDVYDRFWYIYGDNKDWKQLRASIPADSLNQNDYKPPEIILSTAVTPVNASAPLVISWEPPDQTELYYVYMHFTEIQVLAKNQTREFNIAQNGKPWYQNMSPPYQNVTTIYSRLGTSGKKIEYSLEKTKDSSLPPIINAIEIYRVINFQQSDTHQGDVDAIATIKSVYGMTRDWQGDPCSPVAYLWNGLNCTYRGNENPRITTLNLSSSELSGMIDPSISYLTMLEKDLSNNNLNGEVPDFLSRLQHLKIINLDNNNLTGSIPSELVKKSKEGFLSLSVGQNLYLCESGQCNEKKKKKNIVTPLLASVSGVLILVVAVAAISWTLKKRKPKEKNQSEMSAQCTEQDDSLHQFKKQIYSHSDVLRITNNFNTIVGKGGFGTVYLGYIDGTPVAVKMLSTSSVHGYQQFQAEVKLLMRVHHANLTSLVGYCNEGDNKGLIYEYMANGNLHEHLSGKHIKSKFLTWEDRLRIAVDAALGEEVNLKLCVLLTPLFSSQILNMFSINQISGLEYLQTGCKPPIIHRDVKSTNILLDEKLQAKLSDFGLSKIIPIDGGTHVSTVVAGTPGYLDPEYYISNRLTQKSDIYGFGVVLLEIITCQPVIAWNEERTHIIQWVRSLIGIGDIKGIVDSRLEGDFDINSAWKAVEIAMACVSLNPSERPIMRVIVTELKETLATELARTKHNSADSINSIEPVTMNLDTEFTPLAR
- the LOC114376686 gene encoding putative leucine-rich repeat receptor-like protein kinase At2g19210 isoform X1; translated protein: MALVYLSSYMMSMTFSIAFLGGLLILAQDQSGFISIDCGAPADINYTEPKTGINYTSDANFVNTGVSGTVETEIISSGYQRQMMNVRSFPEGKRNCYKINITRGSTYLIRTNFLYGNYDGLNKAPQFDIHLGANRWYTVTISNASTPQVNEIIYVPSLDYLQICLVDTDHGTPFISAIELRTLKNDTYVTQFGSLEYYNRWDLGSNNSYRYNHDVYDRFWYIYGDNKDWKQLRASIPADSLNQNDYKPPEIILSTAVTPVNASAPLVISWEPPDQTELYYVYMHFTEIQVLAKNQTREFNIAQNGKPWYQNMSPPYQNVTTIYSRLGTSGKKIEYSLEKTKDSSLPPIINAIEIYRVINFQQSDTHQGDVDAIATIKSVYGMTRDWQGDPCSPVAYLWNGLNCTYRGNENPRITTLNLSSSELSGMIDPSISYLTMLEKLDLSNNNLNGEVPDFLSRLQHLKIINLDNNNLTGSIPSELVKKSKEGFLSLSVGQNLYLCESGQCNEKKKKKNIVTPLLASVSGVLILVVAVAAISWTLKKRKPKEKNQSEMSAQCTEQDDSLHQFKKQIYSHSDVLRITNNFNTIVGKGGFGTVYLGYIDGTPVAVKMLSTSSVHGYQQFQAEVKLLMRVHHANLTSLVGYCNEGDNKGLIYEYMANGNLHEHLSGKHIKSKFLTWEDRLRIAVDAALGEEVNLKLCVLLTPLFSSQILNMFSINQISGLEYLQTGCKPPIIHRDVKSTNILLDEKLQAKLSDFGLSKIIPIDGGTHVSTVVAGTPGYLDPEYYISNRLTQKSDIYGFGVVLLEIITCQPVIAWNEERTHIIQWVRSLIGIGDIKGIVDSRLEGDFDINSAWKAVEIAMACVSLNPSERPIMRVIVTELKETLATELARTKHNSADSINSIEPVTMNLDTEFTPLAR
- the LOC114376686 gene encoding putative leucine-rich repeat receptor-like protein kinase At2g19210 isoform X5; its protein translation is MALVYLSSYMMSMTFSIAFLGGLLILAQDQSGFISIDCGAPADINYTEPKTGINYTSDANFVNTGVSGTVETEIISSGYQRQMMNVRSFPEGKRNCYKINITRGSTYLIRTNFLYGNYDGLNKAPQFDIHLGANRWYTVTISNASTPQVNEIIYVPSLDYLQICLVDTDHGTPFISAIELRTLKNDTYVTQFGSLEYYNRWDLGSNNSYRYNHDVYDRFWYIYGDNKDWKQLRASIPADSLNQNDYKPPEIILSTAVTPVNASAPLVISWEPPDQTELYYVYMHFTEIQVLAKNQTREFNIAQNGKPWYQNMSPPYQNVTTIYSRLGTSGKKIEYSLEKTKDSSLPPIINAIEIYRVINFQQSDTHQGDVDAIATIKSVYGMTRDWQGDPCSPVAYLWNGLNCTYRGNENPRITTLNLSSSELSGMIDPSISYLTMLEKLDLSNNNLNGEVPDFLSRLQHLKIINLDNNNLTGSIPSELVKKSKEGFLSLSVGQNLYLCESGQCNEKKKKKNIVTPLLASVSGVLILVVAVAAISWTLKKRKPKEKNQSEMSAQCTEQDDSLHQFKKQIYSHSDVLRITNNFNTIVGKGGFGTVYLGYIDGTPVAVKMLSTSSVHGYQQFQAEVKLLMRVHHANLTSLVGYCNEGDNKGLIYEYMANGNLHEHLSGKHIKSKFLTWEDRLRIAVDAALGLEYLQTGCKPPIIHRDVKSTNILLDEKLQAKLSDFGLSKIIPIDGGTHVSTVVAGTPGYLDPEYYISNRLTQKSDIYGFGVVLLEIITCQPVIAWNEERTHIIQWVRSLIGIGDIKGIVDSRLEGDFDINSAWKAVEIAMACVSLNPSERPIMRVIVTELKETLATELARTKHNSADSINSIEPVTMNLDTEFTPLAR
- the LOC114376686 gene encoding putative leucine-rich repeat receptor-like protein kinase At2g19210 isoform X6; the encoded protein is MVLVYLSSYRMPMTFFVVFLGGLLTQAQDQSGFISIDCGAPADINYTEPKTGINYTSDANFVNTGVSGTVETEIISSGYQRQMMNVRSFPEGKRNCYKINITRGSTYLIRTNFLYGNYDGLNKAPQFDIHLGANRWYTVTISNASTPQVNEIIYVPSLDYLQICLVDTDHGTPFISAIELRTLKNDTYVTQFGSLEYYNRWDLGSNNSYRYNHDVYDRFWYIYGDNKDWKQLRASIPADSLNQNDYKPPEIILSTAVTPVNASAPLVISWEPPDQTELYYVYMHFTEIQVLAKNQTREFNIAQNGKPWYQNMSPPYQNVTTIYSRLGTSGKKIEYSLEKTKDSSLPPIINAIEIYRVINFQQSDTHQGDVDAIATIKSVYGMTRDWQGDPCSPVAYLWNGLNCTYRGNENPRITTLNLSSSELSGMIDPSISYLTMLEKLDLSNNNLNGEVPDFLSRLQHLKIINLDNNNLTGSIPSELVKKSKEGFLSLSVGQNLYLCESGQCNEKKKKKNIVTPLLASVSGVLILVVAVAAISWTLKKRKPKEKNQSEMSAQCTEQDDSLHQFKKQIYSHSDVLRITNNFNTIVGKGGFGTVYLGYIDGTPVAVKMLSTSSVHGYQQFQAEVKLLMRVHHANLTSLVGYCNEGDNKGLIYEYMANGNLHEHLSGKHIKSKFLTWEDRLRIAVDAALGLEYLQTGCKPPIIHRDVKSTNILLDEKLQAKLSDFGLSKIIPIDGGTHVSTVVAGTPGYLDPEYYISNRLTQKSDIYGFGVVLLEIITCQPVIAWNEERTHIIQWVRSLIGIGDIKGIVDSRLEGDFDINSAWKAVEIAMACVSLNPSERPIMRVIVTELKETLATELARTKHNSADSINSIEPVTMNLDTEFTPLAR
- the LOC114376686 gene encoding putative leucine-rich repeat receptor-like protein kinase At2g19210 isoform X2, with the protein product MVLVYLSSYRMPMTFFVVFLGGLLTQAQDQSGFISIDCGAPADINYTEPKTGINYTSDANFVNTGVSGTVETEIISSGYQRQMMNVRSFPEGKRNCYKINITRGSTYLIRTNFLYGNYDGLNKAPQFDIHLGANRWYTVTISNASTPQVNEIIYVPSLDYLQICLVDTDHGTPFISAIELRTLKNDTYVTQFGSLEYYNRWDLGSNNSYRYNHDVYDRFWYIYGDNKDWKQLRASIPADSLNQNDYKPPEIILSTAVTPVNASAPLVISWEPPDQTELYYVYMHFTEIQVLAKNQTREFNIAQNGKPWYQNMSPPYQNVTTIYSRLGTSGKKIEYSLEKTKDSSLPPIINAIEIYRVINFQQSDTHQGDVDAIATIKSVYGMTRDWQGDPCSPVAYLWNGLNCTYRGNENPRITTLNLSSSELSGMIDPSISYLTMLEKLDLSNNNLNGEVPDFLSRLQHLKIINLDNNNLTGSIPSELVKKSKEGFLSLSVGQNLYLCESGQCNEKKKKKNIVTPLLASVSGVLILVVAVAAISWTLKKRKPKEKNQSEMSAQCTEQDDSLHQFKKQIYSHSDVLRITNNFNTIVGKGGFGTVYLGYIDGTPVAVKMLSTSSVHGYQQFQAEVKLLMRVHHANLTSLVGYCNEGDNKGLIYEYMANGNLHEHLSGKHIKSKFLTWEDRLRIAVDAALGEEVNLKLCVLLTPLFSSQILNMFSINQISGLEYLQTGCKPPIIHRDVKSTNILLDEKLQAKLSDFGLSKIIPIDGGTHVSTVVAGTPGYLDPEYYISNRLTQKSDIYGFGVVLLEIITCQPVIAWNEERTHIIQWVRSLIGIGDIKGIVDSRLEGDFDINSAWKAVEIAMACVSLNPSERPIMRVIVTELKETLATELARTKHNSADSINSIEPVTMNLDTEFTPLAR